In the genome of Qipengyuania seohaensis, one region contains:
- a CDS encoding deoxyguanosinetriphosphate triphosphohydrolase: protein MNRAPYAADPAASRGREFSEDRDGTRGPRSEFQRDRDRIIHSIAFRRLRSKTQVFVAPDGDHYRTRLTHSIEVAQIGRVIARELGLDEDLTEALCLGHDIGHPPFGHAGETALEEAMVHAGGYDHNAQGIRMLARLESNYPDHPGLNLTWETLEGLAKHNGPVSAANWALSDIDAAYPLELGQWPSLEAQVAAVADDIAYDNHDIDDGLRAGFLSLDDLMEIDFLADQFRAVEKRFPHISRDKQLRELVRSQIGLMVNDVLEHTRKNIVGLDSVQQVREAGKQLAGFSPDMADRERMLKKFMYQRLYYHPEQLQTAERARDVIARLFVAYQQDPTTMPDDWLERLPGTDPEKSRHIADFIAGMTDRFAIDQCTRIYGRAPQGLSNV, encoded by the coding sequence ATGAACAGAGCTCCTTACGCTGCCGATCCCGCTGCTTCGCGCGGGCGCGAATTTTCCGAAGACCGTGACGGCACGCGTGGTCCGCGCAGCGAATTCCAGCGCGACCGCGACCGCATAATTCACTCGATCGCTTTTCGCCGCCTGCGATCCAAGACGCAGGTCTTCGTGGCGCCCGACGGCGATCACTATCGAACGCGCCTCACGCACAGCATCGAAGTCGCCCAGATCGGACGCGTTATTGCGCGTGAACTGGGGCTGGACGAGGATCTTACAGAGGCTTTGTGTCTCGGCCACGATATCGGCCATCCCCCGTTCGGTCACGCAGGCGAAACAGCGCTCGAGGAGGCGATGGTCCACGCTGGCGGCTATGACCACAATGCGCAGGGCATCAGGATGCTGGCGCGGCTGGAGAGTAATTACCCCGACCATCCCGGGCTTAATCTGACCTGGGAAACGCTCGAGGGCCTCGCCAAGCACAATGGTCCCGTCTCGGCAGCCAACTGGGCCTTGAGCGACATCGATGCCGCTTACCCGCTGGAACTCGGTCAATGGCCCTCCCTCGAAGCGCAGGTGGCGGCAGTCGCGGACGACATCGCCTACGACAATCACGACATCGATGATGGGCTGCGAGCCGGTTTCCTTTCGCTCGACGATCTGATGGAGATCGATTTCCTCGCGGATCAGTTTCGGGCAGTGGAGAAGCGATTTCCGCACATCTCGCGCGACAAGCAGCTTCGCGAACTGGTCCGCAGCCAGATCGGCCTTATGGTGAACGATGTTCTGGAGCACACACGCAAGAACATCGTGGGCCTCGACAGCGTCCAGCAGGTTCGCGAGGCGGGCAAGCAACTCGCCGGATTCTCGCCCGATATGGCGGACCGGGAACGCATGCTGAAAAAGTTCATGTACCAGCGGCTCTATTACCATCCGGAGCAGTTGCAGACTGCGGAACGCGCGCGCGACGTAATCGCGCGCCTGTTCGTGGCCTATCAGCAAGATCCAACCACGATGCCCGATGACTGGCTTGAACGCCTTCCCGGCACCGATCCGGAGAAAAGCCGGCACATTGCCGATTTCATCGCAGGCATGACCGATCGTTTCGCGATCGACCAGTGCACGCGGATATACGGACGCGCTCCGCAGGGGTTGTCCAATGTCTGA
- a CDS encoding fatty acid--CoA ligase, producing MTGTGEQKLSFDEFITHWASERPDTVVLEEGDDAITYAEFERRSRKIVAMLTAHGLTKGDRVAWLGKNARHYFELFYSAARMGVVMVPIGWRLAAPEVAYILKDTGAKILFLGEGFEDMASKAVAELSEKPEVIGQQAAIAVIDQAEEASFEPAGPDDAVLQLYTSGTTGNPKGAVLTNRNLFSLRIPSQEEGQPWSLFDEDEAILVCMPCAHIGGTGLGVMAMGAGIRSIVQAEFTPDGVLDGFEQGITRLFIVPAALQMVVQHPRAKTTDMSAVKYVLYGAAPIPLDLLREAVRTIPEAGFLQCYGMTETTGTIAALPPEDHSLEGNERMKSCGKAVAGVELKVIGENGQELPRGEVGELICKSPSNMACYWNLPDATESSLKDGWMHTGDAAYMDADGYVFIQDRIKDMIISGGENVYPAQVESAIYGHPSVGEVAVIGVPDDTWGEAVKACVVPKPGTQIDEADIIAWTSERLAKFKVPKSIDVIDVMPRNASGKILRKDLRAPYWEGRDRLVN from the coding sequence ATGACCGGTACCGGCGAACAGAAGCTGAGCTTCGACGAATTCATTACGCATTGGGCCAGCGAACGGCCCGACACCGTCGTTCTGGAAGAAGGTGACGATGCGATCACCTACGCCGAATTCGAGAGGCGCAGTCGCAAGATCGTGGCTATGTTGACCGCACACGGCCTGACCAAGGGCGACCGGGTCGCTTGGCTCGGCAAGAATGCGCGCCATTATTTCGAACTGTTCTATTCCGCCGCCCGTATGGGCGTGGTCATGGTGCCGATCGGCTGGCGCCTGGCCGCTCCGGAAGTCGCTTATATCCTCAAGGATACAGGGGCGAAGATCCTGTTCCTTGGCGAGGGGTTCGAGGACATGGCCTCCAAGGCTGTCGCCGAACTGTCCGAAAAGCCCGAAGTTATCGGCCAGCAAGCGGCCATCGCCGTCATCGATCAGGCGGAGGAAGCAAGCTTTGAGCCGGCAGGCCCCGATGACGCGGTACTCCAGCTTTATACCTCGGGCACGACCGGCAATCCCAAAGGCGCGGTTCTCACCAATCGCAACCTGTTCTCGCTTCGCATTCCGAGCCAGGAAGAAGGCCAGCCGTGGTCCCTGTTCGACGAGGATGAAGCGATCCTCGTTTGCATGCCGTGCGCCCACATCGGCGGGACGGGGCTGGGCGTCATGGCGATGGGGGCTGGTATCCGCTCTATCGTGCAGGCCGAATTCACGCCGGACGGGGTTCTCGACGGGTTCGAGCAGGGCATTACGCGCCTGTTCATCGTTCCGGCTGCCTTGCAGATGGTCGTCCAACATCCTCGGGCAAAGACGACCGACATGTCTGCGGTCAAATATGTGCTCTATGGAGCGGCACCGATCCCGCTCGACCTTTTGCGCGAAGCGGTGCGCACCATACCCGAGGCGGGATTCCTGCAATGCTATGGCATGACCGAAACTACCGGGACCATCGCAGCGCTTCCGCCTGAAGATCATTCGCTCGAGGGGAACGAGCGCATGAAATCATGCGGCAAGGCCGTGGCCGGCGTAGAACTCAAGGTCATCGGGGAGAACGGCCAGGAACTCCCCCGCGGTGAGGTCGGCGAACTGATTTGCAAGAGCCCCTCAAACATGGCGTGTTACTGGAACCTGCCGGACGCGACGGAGAGCTCGCTCAAGGACGGCTGGATGCATACCGGTGACGCCGCCTACATGGATGCGGACGGCTACGTTTTCATCCAGGACCGCATCAAGGACATGATCATTTCGGGCGGCGAAAACGTGTACCCGGCACAGGTCGAAAGCGCCATCTACGGCCATCCGAGCGTCGGCGAAGTCGCAGTGATCGGCGTCCCCGACGACACCTGGGGCGAGGCGGTGAAAGCCTGCGTCGTACCCAAACCGGGGACCCAGATAGACGAAGCCGACATTATTGCCTGGACGAGTGAGCGTCTCGCAAAATTCAAGGTTCCCAAGAGCATCGACGTCATCGACGTGATGCCGCGCAATGCCAGCGGCAAGATCCTGCGAAAGGACTTGCGCGCCCCTTACTGGGAAGGGCGAGACCGGCTGGTGAATTGA
- a CDS encoding SO2930 family diheme c-type cytochrome yields the protein MKHLSVFLCAVLAFASAAAVEARRMAPEVSDAAIQGKALPRTLEEFGFFIHADAQIPTLGVIPYRLNTPLYSDGAEKLRFVYVPQGTKMQPDGEGLIDFPVGTALIKTFAFGEGDERRLIETRVLLHRAEGWLALPYVWNEKQTEARLAIAGARVPVTTPQGEEISYRVPNKNQCKECHGLNDAVVPIGPKARNLSQEWLSANLGVLPEGADTLPVWENRAQSSTAAVARAFLDVNCAHCHRPGATASNSGLDLRWEQDDPHANGIMKRPVAAGRGAGGLLFDVVPGKPQESILLHRMLSNEPGIAMPELGKATIDEEGADAVRRWIEEMPQ from the coding sequence ATGAAGCACCTCAGCGTCTTTCTCTGCGCAGTGCTCGCCTTCGCCTCTGCCGCGGCAGTCGAAGCGCGCAGGATGGCGCCAGAAGTCTCCGATGCGGCAATCCAGGGCAAGGCATTGCCGCGAACCTTGGAGGAGTTCGGCTTTTTCATTCATGCAGATGCCCAGATCCCGACGCTCGGCGTGATCCCCTATCGCCTCAATACACCGCTCTATTCGGACGGAGCGGAAAAGCTTCGTTTCGTCTACGTGCCGCAGGGCACGAAGATGCAGCCGGACGGGGAAGGCCTGATCGATTTTCCGGTCGGCACCGCCCTGATCAAGACCTTTGCATTTGGCGAAGGTGACGAGCGCCGACTGATCGAAACCCGCGTCCTGTTGCACCGCGCGGAAGGATGGCTTGCACTTCCCTATGTGTGGAACGAAAAACAGACGGAGGCCCGCCTGGCTATCGCCGGTGCTCGCGTCCCGGTCACGACGCCCCAGGGCGAAGAAATCAGTTACCGCGTGCCCAACAAGAACCAATGCAAGGAATGCCACGGCCTAAACGATGCAGTTGTTCCGATCGGACCCAAGGCGCGTAATCTTTCTCAGGAATGGCTGTCGGCCAATCTCGGCGTGCTTCCGGAGGGCGCGGATACGCTGCCGGTTTGGGAAAATCGTGCGCAGTCGAGCACGGCGGCCGTTGCGCGAGCTTTTCTGGATGTGAACTGCGCGCATTGCCACCGCCCTGGCGCGACCGCCTCGAATAGCGGATTGGATCTGCGTTGGGAGCAAGACGACCCCCATGCGAACGGCATCATGAAGCGACCGGTAGCTGCCGGCCGCGGCGCCGGAGGATTGCTCTTCGACGTGGTGCCCGGAAAGCCGCAGGAATCAATCCTTCTTCATCGCATGCTCAGCAATGAACCCGGGATAGCCATGCCGGAACTTGGCAAGGCGACGATTGACGAAGAAGGCGCCGATGCTGTGCGTCGCTGGATCGAGGAGATGCCGCAGTGA
- a CDS encoding parallel beta-helix domain-containing protein has translation MIRTAFVATLLASATPLLAETHTISPGENAQERLQEALILAQPGDEIVLEAGRYAMSDGLSLDVDGVTLRGAGMDGTVLDFTGQQGAGEGLLVTSDNVTMRDFALENPKGDGVKSKGADNIVYHRIRVTWTRGPHPENGAYGIYPVESTGVLIDGVKVTGASDAGIYVGQSNRITVRNSIAEANVAGIEIENSRNALVEHNIATRNTGGILVFDLPNLPVMGGGNVVVANNLVVANDTPNFAPPGNIVAGVRRGTGIMVMANENVLIEDNILSGNPTAPVMVIAYTQPYDDDRYNPLPREVVVGPNQFDGGGYDPQLDGAEMLLAAFGGELPPVLWDGLGSLVAAEGTMGWSLNLTEAGKGLGGAQPGLMTVDAPADSFDRSGIGAPAELDTRL, from the coding sequence ATGATCCGCACCGCATTTGTCGCCACGCTGCTCGCCAGCGCCACTCCGCTGCTTGCGGAAACCCACACGATATCGCCCGGAGAAAACGCCCAGGAGCGCTTGCAGGAAGCGCTGATCCTTGCCCAGCCCGGCGACGAGATCGTGCTGGAAGCCGGCCGCTATGCGATGAGCGACGGGCTCAGTCTCGATGTCGACGGCGTGACCCTGCGCGGTGCAGGGATGGACGGGACGGTTCTGGACTTCACCGGTCAACAGGGCGCGGGCGAGGGGCTTCTCGTCACTTCGGACAACGTCACCATGCGTGATTTCGCCTTGGAAAACCCAAAGGGCGACGGCGTGAAGTCGAAGGGCGCCGACAATATCGTTTATCACCGCATCCGCGTTACCTGGACGCGGGGGCCTCATCCGGAAAACGGCGCCTACGGCATCTATCCGGTCGAAAGCACGGGCGTGCTGATCGATGGTGTCAAAGTGACCGGGGCGAGCGATGCCGGTATCTATGTCGGCCAATCCAACCGGATCACTGTGCGCAATTCGATCGCCGAGGCGAATGTGGCGGGGATTGAAATCGAAAACAGCCGCAACGCGCTGGTCGAACACAATATCGCCACGCGCAATACGGGTGGCATCCTCGTCTTCGATCTTCCCAACCTGCCGGTAATGGGCGGCGGAAATGTTGTCGTTGCGAACAACCTCGTGGTGGCCAACGACACGCCCAATTTCGCGCCTCCTGGCAATATCGTTGCCGGGGTGCGCCGCGGCACCGGCATCATGGTGATGGCCAACGAAAACGTCCTGATCGAGGACAATATCCTCTCGGGCAACCCGACCGCTCCGGTCATGGTGATCGCCTATACTCAGCCCTATGATGACGATCGCTACAATCCGTTGCCGCGCGAGGTCGTGGTCGGGCCGAACCAGTTCGATGGCGGCGGTTACGATCCGCAGCTCGACGGTGCAGAGATGCTGCTTGCGGCATTCGGCGGCGAATTGCCTCCCGTGCTGTGGGATGGCCTTGGTTCGCTCGTGGCCGCAGAGGGCACCATGGGCTGGAGCCTCAACCTGACAGAAGCGGGTAAGGGGCTGGGCGGTGCGCAGCCCGGCCTGATGACGGTCGATGCGCCTGCGGATAGCTTCGACCGCAGCGGCATCGGTGCGCCGGCGGAACTGGACACTCGCCTGTAA
- a CDS encoding entericidin A/B family lipoprotein, producing MMKKLMLAVGLTTMCLAATACNTVKGLGEDIQSVGEAGEDAID from the coding sequence ATGATGAAGAAACTGATGCTCGCCGTGGGTCTCACCACGATGTGTCTTGCCGCCACTGCCTGCAACACCGTAAAGGGCCTGGGTGAAGATATCCAATCGGTCGGCGAAGCTGGTGAAGACGCGATCGATTGA
- a CDS encoding NAD(P) transhydrogenase subunit alpha — translation MDFISILSIFVLACFVGYYVVWSVTPALHTPLMAVTNAISSVIIVGALIAAAAADVPGAKWLGLLGIVLASVNIFGGFAVTARMLAMYKKKEKK, via the coding sequence ATGGACTTCATTTCAATCCTCTCGATCTTCGTGCTGGCGTGTTTCGTCGGCTACTACGTGGTCTGGTCGGTCACGCCCGCGCTGCACACGCCCTTGATGGCGGTGACCAATGCGATTTCCTCGGTGATCATCGTCGGTGCGCTGATCGCGGCGGCGGCGGCGGATGTGCCGGGGGCGAAGTGGCTGGGGCTGCTCGGCATCGTGCTCGCATCCGTGAACATCTTCGGCGGCTTCGCGGTGACGGCGCGAATGCTCGCGATGTACAAGAAGAAGGAGAAGAAGTGA
- a CDS encoding NAD(P)H-binding protein — protein MSDEVLRLCLIGATGLIGGKVMEECIGREDVRLSAIARREAQLPRGIRMELFVAEPAKWGEVLEALRPKAVICALGTTWKKAGENEEAFRAVDQHLVLDTARAAKEQGVDRFVAVSSVGADMASKNFYLRVKGETERELTKLRFNRLDILRPGLLRGKRENDRRLGERIGIAAAPVANLLLHGKYRQYRAIDAETVAQAAIALAKSAARGRFVHDNDGIVRAAKRLPQLIAD, from the coding sequence ATGTCTGACGAAGTGCTGCGTCTGTGCCTGATCGGTGCAACCGGCCTGATCGGCGGCAAGGTCATGGAAGAATGTATCGGCCGCGAGGACGTACGCCTTTCGGCGATCGCCCGGCGCGAAGCACAGCTGCCGCGCGGTATACGCATGGAGCTGTTCGTCGCAGAACCGGCCAAATGGGGTGAAGTGCTGGAAGCGCTCCGACCTAAGGCAGTTATCTGTGCGCTGGGCACAACCTGGAAGAAGGCCGGAGAAAACGAAGAGGCCTTTCGCGCCGTCGACCAGCACCTCGTGCTGGACACTGCGCGCGCGGCAAAGGAGCAGGGCGTCGACCGCTTCGTCGCCGTGAGTTCCGTCGGCGCGGATATGGCGTCCAAGAATTTCTACCTTCGCGTCAAAGGTGAAACCGAGCGCGAGTTGACGAAGCTGCGCTTCAACCGCCTCGATATCCTTCGCCCCGGGCTGCTCCGCGGCAAGCGGGAGAATGATCGCAGGCTTGGTGAGAGAATCGGAATAGCCGCAGCGCCGGTCGCAAACCTCCTCCTTCACGGCAAGTACCGCCAGTATCGCGCGATCGACGCAGAGACCGTAGCGCAGGCTGCGATAGCGCTTGCAAAGAGCGCGGCGAGGGGACGTTTCGTCCACGACAACGACGGCATAGTTCGGGCCGCAAAGCGCTTGCCGCAACTGATTGCAGACTAG
- a CDS encoding ABA4-like family protein: protein MWDTAFGIANALALLMWVALVFLPRSPALLSAILYLGVGLLSAAYAVFLIAVVTGVFPGVEGGNFSSIEGVRQIFASDAGVTIGWIHYLAFDLFVGLWIARDADAKNFSRFIQAPILFATLMAGPLGLVLWLAIRERRARAGGRWK, encoded by the coding sequence ATGTGGGACACTGCCTTTGGAATCGCGAACGCATTGGCGTTGTTGATGTGGGTGGCACTTGTGTTCCTGCCGCGATCGCCGGCACTGCTTTCGGCAATCCTCTATCTCGGCGTCGGGTTGTTGAGCGCGGCCTACGCAGTCTTCTTGATTGCGGTGGTGACGGGTGTTTTTCCGGGTGTTGAGGGCGGTAATTTTTCCTCCATCGAGGGAGTGCGCCAGATTTTCGCGAGCGATGCCGGCGTGACAATCGGTTGGATCCACTATCTCGCCTTCGACCTCTTCGTTGGCCTGTGGATCGCGCGCGATGCCGATGCGAAGAATTTCTCGCGTTTCATCCAGGCGCCGATCCTTTTCGCGACCTTGATGGCAGGGCCCCTCGGTCTCGTCCTCTGGCTCGCCATAAGAGAACGACGAGCTCGTGCCGGGGGTCGCTGGAAATAG
- a CDS encoding DUF938 domain-containing protein, which translates to MKRHAPATARNSGPLADVLAGELPDRGKVLEIASGSGEHAVFFARRFPRLRWQPSDLDPDALASIDAWAAEAGLGNLEQAIALDAADPDWDVGAVAAILCVNMVHISPASASEGLLRGAGMALSGEAPLILYGPFFEGGFEPARSNIDFDRSLRARNADWGIRHVEWLDGLATKHGLVRKARHEMPANNLVLVYRKN; encoded by the coding sequence ATGAAACGCCACGCGCCTGCAACTGCACGCAATTCAGGCCCGCTCGCCGACGTCCTGGCCGGAGAACTTCCGGATCGGGGTAAGGTTCTCGAAATCGCGAGCGGGTCGGGGGAGCACGCCGTCTTCTTTGCCCGTCGCTTCCCACGCTTGCGCTGGCAGCCGAGCGATCTCGACCCGGACGCGCTCGCATCGATTGATGCGTGGGCAGCCGAAGCGGGGCTGGGCAATCTGGAACAGGCGATTGCGCTTGATGCGGCGGATCCCGATTGGGACGTCGGTGCAGTTGCAGCGATCTTATGCGTGAATATGGTCCATATCAGCCCCGCTTCCGCGAGTGAGGGCCTCCTCCGAGGTGCGGGCATGGCGCTGAGCGGCGAAGCGCCGCTGATTTTATATGGACCGTTTTTTGAAGGGGGTTTCGAGCCGGCCCGTTCGAACATCGATTTCGATCGCAGCCTGCGCGCCCGTAATGCCGATTGGGGAATTCGTCATGTCGAATGGCTTGACGGATTAGCCACGAAACATGGACTGGTTCGTAAAGCGCGCCATGAAATGCCGGCCAACAACCTCGTCCTGGTTTATCGCAAGAACTGA
- a CDS encoding aspartate/glutamate racemase family protein encodes MRKLGLIGGMSWVSTRAYYERINKEIQRRSNFMSSAPLLIESLDYSLIAKAKQADDWDAVASLLVESGRRLESAGAQGMIIAANTMHKVYDRVAEGLSIPVLHIADSVGEAMKKANCNNAALLGTRFVMTESFYRQRLVAHDVDLLPPDPGDVELVDGIIYKELMLGRVTRSAERALKTIITNKDKEGAKAIVLACTELEMVVDTDANVLPVFDSTDIHCRAAAEWMLADN; translated from the coding sequence TTGCGCAAATTGGGTCTCATCGGGGGCATGAGCTGGGTTTCGACCCGCGCCTATTACGAACGTATCAACAAGGAAATCCAGCGCCGCTCCAACTTCATGTCGAGCGCGCCGCTACTGATCGAAAGCCTGGACTATTCGCTGATCGCCAAGGCCAAGCAAGCCGATGACTGGGATGCGGTCGCTTCCTTGCTCGTCGAAAGCGGCCGCCGCCTGGAGAGTGCCGGTGCCCAAGGCATGATCATCGCCGCCAACACCATGCACAAGGTCTACGACCGCGTGGCCGAAGGGTTATCCATTCCCGTCCTGCACATTGCAGACAGTGTCGGCGAAGCAATGAAGAAGGCCAATTGCAACAATGCGGCCTTGCTCGGGACGCGTTTCGTGATGACAGAAAGCTTCTATCGCCAGCGCCTCGTCGCACATGACGTCGACCTGCTGCCGCCCGATCCGGGCGATGTGGAACTGGTCGATGGCATCATCTACAAGGAATTGATGCTCGGCAGGGTCACGCGGTCTGCCGAACGAGCGCTAAAGACAATCATCACCAACAAGGACAAAGAAGGCGCGAAAGCCATCGTCCTTGCCTGCACCGAATTGGAGATGGTGGTCGACACGGATGCGAATGTGCTGCCCGTCTTCGATTCCACCGATATCCACTGCCGCGCCGCTGCGGAATGGATGCTCGCCGACAATTGA
- a CDS encoding alpha/beta fold hydrolase yields the protein MKWVFRIFAAVLVIGVIAFLFLRTPDTDRDEMWAKYGSAPSQAVTLADGREIHVRDEGPRDAPVIVLLHGSNADLHTWQPWAEILREDYRVVRYDQRGHGLTGAAPDAEFTRAAFVADVDAVADALALDTFTLAGNSMGGWIAMAYALEDPERLDGLVLVDASGAPIEREGSGNLAFKLATMPVVGTGLSQVLPRSLVAKSLSQSVSNQAVVTDAAIDRYWEMARYPGNRAATRKRFGTPREGFTAEQAATMSVPTLVMWGKEDALVPFAGGQWYAENIPNATLVAYDGIGHIPMEETPERSAADLSEWLAENLSTRNTETEEPQ from the coding sequence GTGAAATGGGTTTTTCGGATCTTCGCCGCAGTCCTCGTCATCGGGGTGATCGCATTCCTCTTCTTGCGCACACCTGACACTGACCGCGACGAGATGTGGGCCAAATATGGCTCTGCTCCATCGCAAGCAGTGACGCTTGCCGACGGACGTGAAATCCACGTTCGCGACGAAGGACCGCGCGACGCGCCCGTTATCGTGCTGTTGCACGGCTCGAACGCCGATCTGCATACGTGGCAACCCTGGGCTGAAATCCTCAGGGAAGACTACCGCGTCGTGCGTTACGACCAGCGCGGTCACGGCCTAACCGGTGCGGCGCCGGATGCGGAGTTCACGCGGGCCGCATTCGTAGCGGACGTCGACGCGGTAGCCGATGCGCTTGCGCTCGACACATTTACCCTTGCCGGCAATTCGATGGGTGGCTGGATCGCAATGGCCTATGCACTCGAAGACCCGGAGCGCCTCGATGGTCTGGTGCTGGTCGACGCGTCGGGTGCACCCATCGAGCGCGAGGGTTCGGGTAACCTCGCTTTCAAGCTCGCAACCATGCCGGTGGTCGGAACCGGGCTAAGCCAGGTGCTCCCGCGCTCGCTGGTAGCGAAGAGCCTGTCGCAAAGTGTTTCCAATCAGGCTGTCGTCACCGATGCGGCCATCGATCGCTATTGGGAAATGGCTCGCTATCCGGGAAATCGGGCTGCGACACGCAAGCGGTTCGGGACTCCGCGCGAAGGCTTCACCGCCGAGCAGGCCGCAACGATGTCGGTGCCTACACTCGTGATGTGGGGGAAAGAGGATGCGCTCGTGCCCTTCGCTGGCGGCCAGTGGTATGCCGAGAATATCCCGAACGCCACGCTCGTCGCTTATGACGGGATCGGCCACATCCCGATGGAAGAAACACCGGAGCGCAGCGCTGCCGATCTGTCGGAATGGCTGGCCGAAAATCTCTCCACCCGAAACACCGAAACCGAGGAACCGCAATAG
- a CDS encoding NAD(P)(+) transhydrogenase (Re/Si-specific) subunit beta, translating into MRRLLLAAPFALLATPAAASTGVPVNPWVALAYLVSGVFFILALRGLSSPATSRAGNRFGMIGMLIAVVTTLLTHIPEKMCGEFGLCDAGPDWASMSEILVAIAIGAVIGLITARRIAMTAMPELVAAFHSLVGLAAVLVGWAAYLNPGAFGLLLPGSDISAVSKIEMGLGIAIGAITFSGSVIAFAKLSGRMSGSPILLPARHIINLGVLAAIIVLTALFAMAGPSETMPLIVALTVLAFLIGFLLIIPIGGADMPVVVSMLNSYSGWAAAAMGFTLGNTAMIITGALVGSSGAILSYIMCRAMNRSFISVIAGGFGADASAGGGEAKEQRPYKQGSAADAAFMLEQAEKVIIIPGYGMAVAQAQHALREMADILEEKGVEVKYAIHPVAGRMPGHMNVLLAEAQVPYENVFELEDINSEFAQADVAFIIGANDVVNPAAKTEKSSPIYGMPVFDVDKAKQVFFIKRSMGGVGYAGVDNDVFYMDQTMMLLSDAKKMVEEIVKALD; encoded by the coding sequence ATGCGTCGCCTTCTCCTCGCCGCGCCTTTTGCGCTGCTCGCGACCCCCGCTGCCGCCTCGACTGGCGTGCCCGTGAACCCGTGGGTGGCGCTCGCCTACCTCGTTTCGGGTGTGTTCTTCATCCTCGCGCTGCGCGGCCTGTCCTCGCCAGCGACCAGCCGAGCGGGCAATCGCTTCGGCATGATCGGGATGCTGATCGCGGTAGTCACGACATTGCTGACGCACATTCCTGAGAAGATGTGCGGCGAATTCGGTTTGTGTGATGCCGGACCCGACTGGGCGTCGATGAGCGAGATCCTCGTTGCCATCGCAATAGGCGCGGTGATCGGCCTCATAACCGCCCGCCGCATCGCTATGACCGCAATGCCCGAACTGGTCGCAGCCTTCCACTCACTGGTCGGTCTTGCCGCAGTGCTGGTGGGCTGGGCGGCTTACCTCAATCCGGGGGCCTTTGGCCTGCTCTTGCCGGGCAGCGACATAAGTGCGGTTTCCAAGATCGAGATGGGCCTCGGCATCGCGATCGGAGCGATCACCTTCTCCGGCTCGGTCATTGCCTTTGCCAAGTTGTCGGGACGGATGAGCGGTTCGCCAATCCTGCTGCCCGCACGCCATATCATCAATCTCGGCGTGTTGGCGGCAATCATCGTGCTGACGGCGCTCTTCGCCATGGCCGGACCTTCCGAGACCATGCCGCTGATCGTCGCGCTGACGGTTCTGGCCTTCCTCATCGGCTTCCTGCTGATCATACCCATCGGCGGGGCGGACATGCCGGTCGTGGTCTCGATGCTCAACAGCTATTCGGGCTGGGCGGCGGCCGCGATGGGCTTCACGCTCGGCAATACGGCGATGATCATCACCGGCGCGCTGGTGGGCTCTTCGGGCGCGATCCTGAGCTACATCATGTGCCGCGCGATGAATCGCAGTTTCATCTCCGTGATCGCGGGCGGTTTCGGTGCGGATGCCAGCGCGGGCGGAGGCGAGGCGAAGGAGCAGCGCCCCTACAAGCAGGGCAGCGCGGCCGATGCCGCCTTCATGCTCGAACAGGCGGAAAAGGTCATCATCATTCCGGGCTACGGCATGGCGGTGGCGCAGGCGCAGCACGCGCTGCGCGAAATGGCCGACATCTTGGAGGAAAAGGGCGTCGAGGTGAAATACGCCATCCACCCCGTTGCCGGGCGCATGCCGGGCCACATGAACGTGCTGCTCGCCGAAGCGCAGGTGCCTTACGAGAACGTCTTCGAGCTGGAGGACATCAACAGCGAATTCGCGCAGGCCGACGTCGCCTTCATCATCGGCGCGAACGATGTGGTGAACCCCGCGGCCAAGACCGAAAAATCTTCCCCAATCTACGGGATGCCCGTGTTCGACGTGGACAAGGCCAAGCAGGTCTTCTTCATCAAGCGTTCGATGGGGGGCGTGGGCTATGCCGGTGTCGACAACGACGTCTTCTACATGGACCAGACTATGATGCTGCTGTCCGATGCCAAGAAGATGGTCGAGGAAATCGTGAAGGCGCTCGACTAA
- a CDS encoding entericidin A/B family lipoprotein: protein MLKRLILIASALSMTAALGACNTVKGLGEDVKSVGKAGERAID, encoded by the coding sequence ATGCTGAAACGCCTGATTTTGATTGCATCTGCCCTCTCCATGACTGCTGCGCTTGGTGCCTGCAACACGGTGAAAGGCCTTGGCGAAGACGTGAAATCCGTCGGTAAGGCCGGGGAACGCGCAATCGACTGA